From the Elusimicrobiota bacterium genome, the window AGGTTTATTGGGCTAAAAAAAATATTTCCGGACTATCGGTAAAGCAAGAGAGTAAATATGAACCAAAACCTAAAAAAGGATTTTTCATATCAGTAGCAGGCAGGACACCGGATTTTAAACATGCAGAAGTAATTATAAAAGCGTTTTTTAGTGTTTTTAATATAGAATTCTGTAGTAAGTTTTATCTTCCAAATACAGATAAAATAAGTAGTAAAGAATTTTCAAAGGCGATGGAAGATGTAAAAAAAATATCCCGCTTAAACGGGATGGAGGGTTAGAAATGAAAGCGGTCATTGACAAAGATTTATGTACTGGTTGTGGTTTATGTTGTGATAGTTGTGCTGATGTTTTTGAGATGCAGGACACAGTAGCTGTGGTAAAGGGTGCAGCGGTTCCGGCAAATAGCGAGGACTGTGCCAAACAAGCAGCAGCAGATTGCCCGGTTGAAGCAATAAAAGTTGAGTAAACAAACACGGAATCGACACGAAACAAATACACAGAACAGTCACGGAATATTTTCTGTGTCAGTTCCGTGAGTTTTTTAAAGTTCTGTGTCAGTTCTGTGTATTTAGCGGAGCGAATGAATGAAAAATATTATTGAAATCAGATGGCATGGTAGAGGCGGTCAGGGTGCGAAAACAGCGGCACTTTTGTTTGCTGAAGCAGCACTTGCTACGGGTAAATATGTTCAGGGTTTTCCTGAATATGGTCCTGAAAGGATGGGAGCACCGGTTCAGTCATTTAATCGTTTGTCAGATAAACCTATTACGCTTCATTGTGGAGTTACAGAACCGGATTTTGTAGTTGTGCTTGACCCTACACTCATAGATACCGTTGATATTATATCAGGGTTATCAGACAGTGGGGCGGTTATTGTTAATACAGAAAAAACAATGGATGAAATGAAGAAGAAACTTAATTTCAAGGGTAAAGTATTTGTTGTTAATGCGACAAAAATAGCAAAAGAATCATTTGGTAAAGCGATTCCTAATACTCCTATGATGGGTGCTCTTGTAAAGGTAACAAATTTTCTTGATATTAACGGCGTTTTGGAAGATACAAAGAAAAAGCTTGAAAAA encodes:
- a CDS encoding ferredoxin, whose amino-acid sequence is MKAVIDKDLCTGCGLCCDSCADVFEMQDTVAVVKGAAVPANSEDCAKQAAADCPVEAIKVE
- a CDS encoding 2-oxoacid:acceptor oxidoreductase family protein; translation: MKNIIEIRWHGRGGQGAKTAALLFAEAALATGKYVQGFPEYGPERMGAPVQSFNRLSDKPITLHCGVTEPDFVVVLDPTLIDTVDIISGLSDSGAVIVNTEKTMDEMKKKLNFKGKVFVVNATKIAKESFGKAIPNTPMMGALVKVTNFLDINGVLEDTKKKLEKKFSRKPEIIEGNIKSIKRAFDEVKG